A genomic segment from Zerene cesonia ecotype Mississippi chromosome 5, Zerene_cesonia_1.1, whole genome shotgun sequence encodes:
- the LOC119840299 gene encoding RYamide receptor, producing the protein MLIIGVIGIFLNSIILIILVKNKWLWTASNFLIGNMALLDMLTLILCPWFMLVRDFYQNYVLKNFGCRFEGFLQATLLLASVSAVMLVSYDRLAAAALTSEARVTKAFAPKLIVITWLVAMVISLPWIMKREYMERQWMNFLEMYCVEDRNFLEIYWHFILLLLVWLPLGVMVITYGAIIWRLEWSARELSSRGGGQIVSKARGKAMRITAMVLLASTICRVPYTVLVYWRNNMSKEINSVEGGFEILWFLASFLMYLNCAINPLIYGFTNLRFRHAMDRTPGLACFRFGSWCCICTLVARDSKDLDVKNVERIYVIQETPLPNKKFTHAFKNFLHINKQTLELSVLRVDEVTTKPTKVTPLKMEQCNEI; encoded by the exons ATGCTCATCATTGGCGTTATTGGAATCTTCCTGAACTCGATTATCCTCATTATCCTGGTGAAGAACAAGTGGCTCTGGACAGCCAGCAACTTCCTGATAGGAAATATGGCATTGCTCGATATGCTGACACTGATCTTATGTCCTTGGTTCATGCTGGTTAGAGATTTCTATCAAAATTACGTTTTGAAAAACTTCGGCTGCCGCTTCGAAGGGTTTTTGCAAG CTACACTTCTATTAGCTAGTGTTAGTGCAGTGATGCTTGTAAGTTACGATCGACTGGCTGCAGCAGCACTGACTTCCGAAGCCAGAGTCACTAAAGCATTCGCTCCGAAGTTGATAGTTATAACCTGGCTTGTGGCAATGGTCATTTCATTACCCTGGATAATGAAAAGAGAGTACATG GAACGTCAGTGGATGAATTTTTTGGAAATGTACTGCGTTGAAGATAGAAATTTCTTAGAGATTTATtggcattttattttgttgttgttggtTTGGCTTCCATTAGGTGTGATGGTAATAACT TATGGGGCTATAATCTGGCGTTTAGAGTGGAGTGCTAGGGAACTATCCTCTCGCGGAGGAGGTCAAATAGTTTCTAAGGCAAGGGGAAAGGCTATGCGCATAACTGCTATGGTTCTATTGGCATCTACGATATGCAGAGTGCCATATACTGTGCTTGTTTACTGGAGAAATAATATGTCTAAGGAGATTAATTCG GTTGAAGGTGGCTTTGAAATTCTGTGGTTCTTAGCTAGCTTTCTGATGTACCTAAACTGTGCTATAAATCCTTTGATCTACGGCTTCACAAATCTCAGGTTTAGACACGCTATGGACCGCACACCAGGTCTTGCCTGCTTTAGGTTTGGCTCTTGGTGTTGTATATGTACTCTT GTTGCTCGAGATTCCAAAGACTTGgatgttaaaaatgttgaaCGAATATACGTTATACAAGAAACACCATTGCCAAACAAGAAATTTACGCATGCATTTAAGAACTTCCTTCATATCAATAAGCAAACACTTGAATTAAGTGTTCTGAGAGTAGATGAAGTAACTACGAAGCCTACGAAAGTGACTCCTTTAAAAATGGAGCAGTGTAACGAAATATAG
- the LOC119840298 gene encoding SET domain-containing protein SmydA-8 produces the protein MPACEVCKQPANQTCGGCKSVFYCSRAHQKCAWKDHKSQCRTFEIQHSDSLGRYLVATRDIKQGEIILKEKPAVSGPRIACTPHCLSCNKKLNPIRDGDALDYYKCSSCNWPLCGFECESSEVHRQECKLMLANNYKCNIKYVSPGRAEAAYCVIAPLRTLLLQESNPEQFQSIMNLESHLKERINTQLYQVFKTNLVTFVKQVLKLPYDDETILKVASIFDTNSFDVRSSDGSSRFRAIYTRASMINHNCKPNTRHIFIGDDYIFALIATVPIAKGEMITATYTQSLWGTLDRRKHLKSTKHFNCVCERCKDPTEYGTYTGSIYCSLCAESKLENKPMMVSTDPLNETAPWKCESCGYCIQSRQMFWGNNALKEDLKKLNKNDPEEYENFIKTYSHTLHPKNHLIVQTKLALMQIYGNYEKYTLSDLSDELLERKVNICHELLEISDKLEPGWTKFRGTILLELQAAMVMQTKRDFEADKLTKAGAQDQLMESMVLLQEATNILKVEPHMRETLEEKVKTLSSLIDTTSA, from the exons CTGCGGTGGTTGCAAATCCGTCTTCTACTGTTCGAGAGCTCATCAAAAATGCGCGTGGAAAGACCACAAATCGCAGTGCCGGACCTTCGAAATACAGCACTCAGATTCACTCGGACGATACTTGGTAGCCACAAGGGATATAAAACAAGGAGAGATCATATTGAAAGAGAAACCAGCTGTCAGTGGCCCCAGAATTGCTTGCACGCCTCACTGTTTATCGTGTAATAAAAAGCTAAATCCGATAAGAGATGGAGATGCGCTGGATTATTACAAATGCTCCTCCTGTAATTGGCCGTTATGTGGATTTGAATGCGAGTCTTCTGAAGTACATAGACAGGAATGTAAGCTGATGTTAGCTAATAACTACAAGTGTAATATAAAGTACGTATCACCAGGTCGAGCAGAGGCTGCGTATTGTGTGATTGCTCCACTGCGAACATTATTGTTGCAGGAATCAAATCCTGAACAATTCCAGAGCATTATGAACTTGGAATCCCATTTGAAGGAGCGAATCAACACACAACTGTATcaagtatttaaaactaatctaGTGACGTTTGTTAAACAAGTGCTAAAATTGCCGTATGATGATGAAACGATACTGAAGGTTGCGTCaatatttgatacaaattCGTTTGATGTTAGGTCATCCGACGGAAGTAGCAGGTTCAGGGCAATATACACAAGAGCATCGATGATAAACCACAATTGTAAACCAAATACAAGACACATTTTTATAGGCGATGATTATATATTTGCCTTAATTGCAACTGTTCCAATCGCAAAGGGTGAAATGATAACTGCAACATACACGCAATCGTTATGGGGTACATTAGATAGACGGAAACATTTGAAAAGTACCAAACACTTTAATTGTGTATGTGAAAGGTGTAAAGATCCAACTGAATACGGGACATATACAGGAAGCATATATTGTTCGCTGTGCGCTGAGAGTAAACTAGAAAATAAACCAATGATGGTATCAACTGATCCTTTGAATGAGACTGCACCATGGAAATGTGAATCGTGCGGATACTGCATACAGAGTAGGCAGATGTTCTGGGGTAACAACGCGCTGAAAGAAGActtgaagaaattaaataagaacgATCCTGAGGAGTATGAAAACTTCATCAAAACGTATAGCCATACGTTGCATccaaaaaatcatttaatcgtTCAAACAAAGTTGGCTTTGATGCAGATTTATGGGAACTATGAGAAATATACACTATCAG ATCTATCAGACGAGCTCCTCGAACGGAAAGTGAACATCTGTCATGAACTCCTTGAAATATCTGATAAACTTGAACCAGGTTGGACGAAATTCCGAGGCACTATTCTCTTAGAATTGCAGGCTGCGATGGTGATGCAAACTAAAAGAGATTTTGAGGCTGATAAACTGACTAAAGCTGGTGCTCAG GATCAACTAATGGAAAGCATGGTGTTACTCCAGGAAGCGACCAATATACTAAAAGTTGAGCCCCACATGAGAGAAACCTTGGAAGAAAAAGTGAAGACATTATCTTCGTTAATAGACACAACATCTGCATGA